In Oreochromis aureus strain Israel breed Guangdong linkage group 20, ZZ_aureus, whole genome shotgun sequence, the following are encoded in one genomic region:
- the ngfa gene encoding neurotrophin-7, with product MRSSSLVLLLLIGVQAVLNMGGGLARSAGAPNHKVGQQTAANHRARQQQTVARDHLTEEHTSKQHHRTSHHRTKRPHRAALNAKDRSPLVGHTTLDSLPDPSIPVVDPKLFSKRRYRFSPRVVFSEVPPSHDALEGEGYDIDGVRGVRVRRRAGSRTMHRGEYSVCDSMNTWVSNLTKATDMHGNEVEVLPNVTINNVVKKQYFYETTCRSPTQRGFGSANGGKPGGWGGKQGSKSGNSGCLGIDSRHWNSYCTNSHIFVSALTIFEEQTAWRYIRINAACVCVLSRKSWGGRRGR from the coding sequence ATGAGGTCGTCATCACTGGTCCTGCTCCTCCTGATCGGCGTCCAGGCTGTACTGAACATGGGAGGTGGATTGGCCCGGAGTGCCGGGGCACCCAACCACAAAGTAGGACAGCAGAcggcagccaatcacagagcaaGACAACAGCAGACAGTAGCCAGGGACCATCTTACTGAAGAACACACTTCAAAGCAGCATCATAGGACCAGCCACCACAGGACCAAGAGGCCTCATCGGGCAGCTTTAAACGCAAAGGATAGGAGCCCTCTTGTTGGGCACACTACATTGGATTCCCTCCCTGACCCCTCCATCCCAGTGGTGGATCCAAAGCTCTTCTCCAAGAGACGTTACCGTTTCTCACCTCGTGTCGTCTTCAGTGAGGTTCCACCATCACATGATGCCCTAGAAGGTGAGGGCTATGACATTGATGGAGTTAGAGGGGTGAGGGTAAGGCGCCGAGCAGGATCACGCACCATGCACCGAGGAGAGTACTCGGTATGTGACAGCATGAATACCTGGGTGAGCAACCTGACAAAAGCCACAGACATGCACGGAAACGAAGTGGAAGTGCTGCCCAATGTTACAATCAACAACGTGGTGAAGAAACAGTACTTCTATGAGACCACCTGTCGATCCCCTACTCAAAGGGGTTTTGGAAGCGCAAATGGAGGAAAACCCGGGGGTTGGGGTGGAAAACAAGGTTCCAAATCAGGCAACTCGGGCTGTCTTGGCATCGACAGTCGCCACTGGAACTCCTACTGCACCAACTCACATATTTTCGTAAGTGCCCTCACCATCTTCGAGGAACAGACAGCCTGGCGTTACATCCGCATCAACGCCGCCTGTGTGTGCGTCCTCAGCCGGAAGTCTTGGGGAGGAAGACGGGGGCGCTGA